TCCCCTACCGCAACAGCCGGGTGACGCCGTAACTGCGTGGCCAGTAGTTCAAGGTGCTCCGGCTGATGCTGGTCAATAAAGTAAGGGTGCAGGCCCCACGCGGGAAAGACGCCCTCATACATCGCCATGCTGCTTTCGATTCTGGCCCAGCTGGCTGCCGTTACACCGGGCACCACCCACTGACGAATACCCAGCTGGTGTGCCCTGGCCACGCTGTCGTCACGGATCGTGTCCAGCTGGGGGAAATCAAAATGACAGTGGCTGTCTATCAGGTAGCTACTCAGCGGCAACATAGGTTCGACCATCGGTATTGAGCCTCAGCATGAGCTGACACTATGAGAGTCACCTGTCTGGAATCAGGTGCAGCACGGGGAACTATGCTACCATTCCCTGCCAATTGCATCGCTGCAGCTTGCGCTGGGCAAGGCTTGGACGATGCGCCGATTTGTGTATTTTCGCAGGAGGCAAACCATGGTCACCTTTATCATCCTGTTCAATATCGAAAAACGCCTGATCAATACCGTCGCCGAGCAACTGGTCGACATCGAAGGGATTTCTGAAGTCTATTCCGTCAGTGGCAATTTCGATCTGGTCGCCATCGCCCGGGTCCGTTCCAATGATGAACTGGCCAATCTGGTTACCGAAGACTTACTGCCCATCGAAGGCATTACCAAAACCCAGACCATGCTGGCGTTCAAAGCCTATTCCCGCCACGATCTGGATGCGATGTTTGCCATCTGAGCCGCCGCAGCGTCTGTTCTGAACGTGCCACCGGCT
This Pokkaliibacter sp. MBI-7 DNA region includes the following protein-coding sequences:
- a CDS encoding Lrp/AsnC ligand binding domain-containing protein, with the protein product MVTFIILFNIEKRLINTVAEQLVDIEGISEVYSVSGNFDLVAIARVRSNDELANLVTEDLLPIEGITKTQTMLAFKAYSRHDLDAMFAI